CTGTTCTTCCCAAAACAAGATTGGGCTCAAACAGTGACACAGTATGCAGATCCATCACATAATATTGGTATGATTGTCTATATAGTATTAATCATAGCTTTCGCATACTTTTATGCATTTGTTCAGGTTAATCCTGAAAAGATGGCAGAAAACTTACAAAAACAAGGTAGTTATGTACCGGGTATAAGACCTGGTGAACAAACTAAAAAATACATCACTAGAGTGCTCTATCGTTTAACGTTTGTTGGTTCAATATTCTTAGCTGTAATATCTATTATTCCGATTTTAGCTATTAAGTTGATGAATTTACCTCAAGCAATACAAGTTGGTGGTACTAGCTTACTAATCGTTATCGGTGTTGCAATTGAAACTATGAAAACTTTAGAAGCGCAGCTCAATCAACGAGAATATAGAGGCTTTAGAAGACGATAAACAAGTAGGAGGGCATTTATGAACATCATTTTAATGGGTTTACCTGGTGCAGGTAAAGGAACTCAAGCGAGTGAAATTGTTAAGAAATACCCTATTCCACATATCTCAACTGGTGATATGTTCCGTAAAGCGATTAAGGAAGAAACAGACCTTGGTAAAGAGGCTAAATCTTTCATGGATCGTGGAGAACTAGTACCAGATGAAGTGACTATAGGAATCGTTAGAGAAAGACTTGCTGAAGAAGATGCTAAAAAAGGGTTCTTGCTAGATGGTTTTCCTCGTACAGTAGAACAAGCTGAAGCATTAAATGATATTTTAAGCCAACTAGGCCGTCAAGTTGACGCTGTCGTTAACATTGAAGTTGCTGAAGAAGAGCTTATGAATCGTTTAACTGGTAGACGTATTTGTTCTGAATGTGGAACAACATATCATTTAGTATTTAATCCACCAAAAGTCGAAGGTGTTTGTGATCTTGATGGCGGTAAACTTTACCAACGTGAAGATGATAACCCTGAAACAGTAGCAAATCGTTTAAGTGTCAATGTTAAACAAACAAAACCACTTTTAGATTTCTATGACAATCAAGGTGTCCTTAAAAACATCGATGGTTCTAGACAAATTGATAATGTTACTGAAGATGTTATTCAAATTCTTGAATCATTATAGTAATGACGCTTTCACCCCGAATTCGCCTAGCTT
The Mammaliicoccus sp. Dog046 genome window above contains:
- a CDS encoding adenylate kinase, whose product is MNIILMGLPGAGKGTQASEIVKKYPIPHISTGDMFRKAIKEETDLGKEAKSFMDRGELVPDEVTIGIVRERLAEEDAKKGFLLDGFPRTVEQAEALNDILSQLGRQVDAVVNIEVAEEELMNRLTGRRICSECGTTYHLVFNPPKVEGVCDLDGGKLYQREDDNPETVANRLSVNVKQTKPLLDFYDNQGVLKNIDGSRQIDNVTEDVIQILESL